GGCCGCCCTGAAGCTGCGCATGGTGGGCCTGGCGCCCGAGGCGGCGCTGAAATATCCGTCCGAACTTTCCGGCGGCATGCGCAAGCGCGCGGGGCTTGCCCGTGCCCTGGTCATGGACCCGGCGGTGGTGTTCCTGGACGAACCCACGGCCGGGCTCGACCCCATCGGCGCGGCGTCCTTCGACGCGCTGATCGCGGACCTGCGCGATGCGCTGGGGCTGACCGTGGTCATGGTCACCCACGACCTGGATTCGCTGTATGCCGTGTGCGACCGGGTGGCCGTGCTGGCCGAAAGGCGCATCTACGCCGTGGGGGCCATCGACGAGTTGCTGCGGGTGGACCACCCGTGGCTGCGCGAATATTTCACGGGGCCGCGCGGGCGCGTGGCCGCCGGTGTGGCTGAAGTGTCGGGCCACGCGGGGCATGCCGGGCATGCCCCGGCCCAAGGGAGATGACATGGAGATCAGGGCAAGCTACGTGCTGGTCGGGGTGTTCACGCTCATGGCCGTGGTGGGGGCGCTGGCCTTCATCCTGTGGACGGCCGGGCGCGGCAGCGGCGTGGACCTCGTGCAGTACGACATCAATTTCACCGGGCACGTTTCCGGCCTCAGCGTGGCCAACGACGTGCTGTTCAACGGGGTGAAGGTGGGCTCGGTGAAGGCCATCACCATCAGCCCCACCGACCCTGGCCGGGTCAAGGTGCGCATCGAGATCGCAGCCGATACCCCCGTGCGCGAAGACTCCATGGCCTCGCTGGAGGCGCGCGGCATTACCGGCGTGACCGTGGTGCAGATTTCCGGCGGCACGGCCACAAGCCCGCTGCTCAAGGCGAGCCCCGGCGAAGAGGTGGCGGTGATTCCCGCCCAGCTTTCGCGGCTGGAGGCCCTGTTCGCCGGGTTGCCCGCCGTGGTTTCCGACAGCCGCGAACTTGTCCAGCGCATCGCGGGCATGGCCGACGACGAGAACCGCCGGGCGCTGGCGCAGACCCTGCAATCGCTGGACGTGCTCACCGCGCGGCTGGCCGCGCGGGCCGACACCATGGACCGCATCATCGGCAACCTGGACGTGACCACCCGGCGCCTGGCCAACGCATCCGCCGGGCTGGAAGGGGCCACCGGCGATGTGCGCGACTACCTGCGCACCGACCTGCGCGATTCCACCCGCGCCGTGGGCGACATGGCCCGGCGCATGGACGGCATGGTGGCCCGCGCCGAGCCCGGCGTGGCCAAATTCACGGGCGAGGGGCTGGAAGACATGCGCCGCCTGCTGGCCGAGGCGCGTCAGTTGATGGCCACGCTGGATCGGCTGGCCCACAAGGTGGAAAGCGACCCCCGCCGCTTCCTGTTCGGCAACCCCGTACCGGAGTATGATGCCCGATGATGCCCGCCACCTTCCCGTGCCCGCCGGTTTCGTGCGTGTTCCCGCCGTGCATGTCCCTTTTGCGCGCATTCGTTGCGGGCGTGTTCCGCTCCGCGCGTCGGGGGCAGTGGCTGTGGCTGCCGCTGCTTGGCCTGCTGCTGGCGGTGCTGCCCGGCTGCGCCCGTGTGCTGGACCCCGGCCCCGCACCCACCCACCTGTTGCTGTCCCCCGCCATGCCCGGCCCGGGCGCGGGCGGTCCCATCCATCTGCAACTGGCCGTGTCCCTGCCGGAAACCAGCCGCATGCTGGATACCGACCGCATCGTGCTGGTGCTGGGGGGCGCGACCGGGCGCGAGGTGCGCCAGTACGCCGAGGCCAAGTGGACCAGCCCCGCCCCCCGCCTGGTGCAGCGGCTGCTGGTGGAAGCCTTTGAACGCAACGGACGGCTGGACGGCGCGGCAGAGGAATCGGCGGGCATCTACCCCGACTACCGGCTGATGACCGACCTGCGCCGCTTCAACACCCGCATGGGCGAGGGGGCCGCGCCCCTGATCGAGGTGGAATTGGCCCTGCGCCTGGTGGACCTGAAGACCGGGCGCATCGTGGCCTTTACGGCCATCGGGCGCGACTGCCCCGCCGCAGGGTCCGCCCTGACGCAGGTGGCCGCAGCCTTCGAGACGGCCATGGGCGACGTGCTGGCGCGGGCCACCGCCTGGAGCCTTGAGGCCATGGCTGCCGCACGTTCCTGACGCGGTGCCCGGCCGGGCGGTTTCCGCCGTTTCCGCACCGGGTCGGGATGCCGTGGCTGCCGACCTTTCCGGTTTTTCCGCCGTTGTATTCCCTCTCCATCTCCGCATGTCATCGGGGCCGGGCGTGTCCGGCCCCGTTCCTTTTCCCGCGCGGTATTTTTTGCGGCGTGGGACTATCGCCAATATGGACAGCGTGCTACGCTTGCACCCTCTGGTTTTGCTGTGCCGCTCTCGGGGGAGGGCTGCAACAGGCGAGGTGGTCCATGGGCTGGAATCTTCGCAACCGTTTCCTCGTGCCGACGCTGGGGCTGGTGCTCGTCGGCATGGTCGTGTCCTCGTGGCTGTCGTACTCCGTGTCGGAAGACGCCTTGCATCAGGCCATCAATGCCCAGTCGGAAATGATGGTGCGCGCCGCCATGGGTGAACTGGGCAGGCGCGTGCAGGACCAGCGCGATGACATCGCCACCCAGGCCACCCGCAACGTTCTGCTCGACGTGCTGCGCGTGCCCCCCGGTGGCGACAAGGCCGCTGCGGTGCGGCGCGCCAACGAGGCCCTGCGCCAGGTGGTGGCCACCTATGACGTGTATCAGGTGGTCAACGTGCTGGGGCCGGACGGCATCGTGGCGGCCAGCAACCTGGACGAATCCGTGGGCAAGGAGAACCGCGCCAGCCGCGACTACTTCAAGCGCGGCATGCAGGGCGAGGCCACCGTGTCCGAGCCGCTCATGAGCATGACCACCAACACACCGGTTGTCGTGGTGGCCGCGCCCCTCAAGGTGGACGGCAAGGTGGCGGGCGTGGTCTACGGTTCGGTGGATCTTGGCAGGTACGCCAAGGAATTCATCAATCCCATTAAGATCGGCAAGACCGGCTACGCCTTTCTGGTGGCGGGCAGCGGCAAGCTCATCGCCCACCCCGATCCTTCGCTGATCCTCAAGACCGACATCAGCGAACTGGACTGGGGCAAGAAGGTGCTGGCCCAGCGTACGGGCAGCATCGCCTATCCGTGGCAGGGAATTACCAAGTACGCGTACTTCGCGGAAGAACCATCCACGAAGTGGATCATGTGCGTTACCGTGGACGAAAGCGACGTCAGCGACCCGGTGGCCGCCATCCGCAACGTGAGCGTGGCCGCCACAACGATCATCTTGCTTCTGGTGGGCACGGTGATCTTTTTCATCGTGCGCAACATCGTGAACGCGCTGGGCAAGGGCGTGGAATTTGCCAGCGCCGTGGCAGAGGGCGACCTGTCGCGGCAGTTGGACGTGGCCCGGTCCGACGAGATAGGCACGCTGGCCAATGCCCTGCGCACCATGGTGGACCGGCTGAAGGACATGATCGCCACCTCGGAGCAGAAAACCCGCGAGGCCGAGGAGCAGGGGGCGCAGGCCCGACGCGCCATGGCCGAGGCCGAGACAGCCCGCGCCGAGGCGGAACGCGCCAAGAGCGAGGGCATGCAGCAGGCCGCCGCGCGGCTGGAGGTCATCGTGGACCGGGTGGGATCCGCATCCGAGGAACTGGCCGCCCAGATCGAGCAGGCCAGCCGGGGTGCCGACGTGCAGCGGGAACGCACGGGCGAGACCGCCACGGCCATGGAGGAGATGAATTCCACGGTCATGGAGGTGGCCCGCAACGCCTCGTCTGCCGCCGACAATGCGGAAAAGGCCCGCCGCCAGGCGGAAGACGGCGAGGGCATCGTGCATTCGGTGGTGGAGGCCATAGAGGACGTCAACGACAAGACCGCCCTGCTGCGGGGCAGCCTGCACGAACTGGGCGACCGGGCCGAGTCCATCGGGCAGATTCTGAACGTGATCAGCGACATTGCCGACCAGACCAACCTGCTGGCGCTGAATGCCGCCATCGAGGCGGCGCGGGCAGGCGATGCCGGGCGCGGCTTTGCCGTGGTGGCCGACGAGGTGCGCAAGCTGGCGGAAAAGACCATGAACGCCACCCGAGAGGTGGGCGATGCCGTGCGGGCCATCCAGGGCTCATCGCGCGAGAACGTGCGGGGCATGGAAGAAGCGTCCATGTCCGTGGGCCGCAGCACCGAGCTTGCCACCATGGCCGGGGATGCGCTGCGGGTGATTGTGGACGTGGTGCAGGAAACCGCCGACCGGGTGCGGGCCATTGCCACGGCGGCGGAGGAGCAGTCCGCGGCCAGCGAGGAAATCAACCGGGGCACGGACGAGGTGAACCGCATCGCGGCGGAGACGGCCGAGGTCATGGGGCAGTCGTCCCAGGCCGTGGCCGAGTTGGCCCGCATGGGGCAGGAACTGCAGCAGTTGGTGGAGCAGCTGAAGCGGGGGTAGGCGGCGCGCTGCGCCTTATATATTGATGCAAAGGGACGGGCCGTCCGGCTATGCCGGGCGGCCCGTTGACGTTCATGGCGGATTGGGGGGGGAGTCGGGAAAGGCTATGCCTCGCCGGTATCGTCCCCGGAATCGGCACCGGTGCGGGCCTTGGGCACCAGCAGCAGGGTCAGGTAGTGCGGCGCGTCCGGGGCATCGGCCAGGGTAGGGGATATGACTTCGCCCGGCAGCCCCAGGCGCGAGACGAACACCGCCTGTTCCGCCGCGCCCTGGTCAGTCAGCACCCGGCGGATTTCCGGAAACTTGCGGTACGCCTTCAGGATCACCACGTTGTCCGCGCCCGCCACGTCGGCGGCCAGTTTGTCCGTGCCGTTTACGCCGGGCACCAGCAGCAGGGTTTCGTCCGCCTCGCACAGGATGGTGCGGGTGCGGGCGGCCGCCGCCTGGTACGAGGTGACGCCCGGCACCACCTGCACCGCGTCTTGGGGCAGGTCCGGGGCCACCCGGCGCAGGGTGCGCAGCAGGTAGCCGAAGGTGGAATAGATCAGCGGGTCGCCCAGAGTCAGGAAGGCGGCGTCCTCGCCCTTGCGCAGGGTGTCGGCCACGGCGTGGGCGTTGGCCTCCCACGCGGCGGCCAGGGCTGCCTTGTCGCGGGTCATGGGAAAGCCCAGCGTCTCTATGCGTACGTCGGCGGGCAGATGGGGCCGGGCAATGTCCAGCGCCACCGAGTAGTCGTTGCGCGTGGATGCGGCGGCGAACACCACGTGCACCCGCGACAGGGCGTTGACGGCGCGCAGGGTCAGCAGGTCCGGTTCGCCGGGGCCGACGCCGATGCCGAACAGGGTGCCGCAGGCGGGCCGGGAAGTATCGTGGAAGGCGGGCATGAAAAACCTCTTGGGGCTATGCGCGGTCGGTCCGTGTCCGGCAAGCCGTGGGGCAAGCCTGGGGCAGGACAACCATGGGGTTCAGGGGACGGCCTGTCAGGGGATGATTTTTTGCCCGGGGATGTTCTTTCCGGGGGAAGGGGGCGTGGCCGGGGTGGTGCCCCATACATCGGGGTGCAGGTACCGGGCAAGTTCCTCTGCCGCGTCCACGGCGCGGGGGCCGGGGCGGGAGTAGCGCGCCTCGTCCACTTCACGCACGTGGCCGTTCCGGACGGCGGACAGGACTGCGTAGTGGGAACGCGTGGCGGGTGGTTCCGGCTCCGGGTTCATGGGGCCGCGTTGCAGCAGGTACACATCGGGGTTCAGGCGCAGCAGTTCCTCTTCGCTCAGGCGGGTCACCCGGCCTTCGGCGGTGACGCAGTTGCGGCCGCCCGCACGGGCGATGATGTCGGTGACGATGGAATCGGTTCCGGCGGCCAGCAGGTTGGGGTGGCGCACTTCGAAAAACACCGAGGGGCGGGGACGGCCCGCCACCCGCGCTGCCACCGCGTCCAGTCGGGCGCGCAGGGCCGCTTCCAGCGTGGCGGCTCGCTGCGGCTCGCCGGTCAGGGTGCCCACCCGG
This DNA window, taken from Nitratidesulfovibrio sp., encodes the following:
- a CDS encoding ATP-binding cassette domain-containing protein, coding for MTDTPIISLRGIANRFGSLTVHENLDLDVRPGEVLGLIGGSGSGKSVLLRTILGLRRPQAGDVRVLGVDITHSDESARRAVRRQWGVLFQDGALFSSLSVIENIKVPLREFTNLSPETMDDVAALKLRMVGLAPEAALKYPSELSGGMRKRAGLARALVMDPAVVFLDEPTAGLDPIGAASFDALIADLRDALGLTVVMVTHDLDSLYAVCDRVAVLAERRIYAVGAIDELLRVDHPWLREYFTGPRGRVAAGVAEVSGHAGHAGHAPAQGR
- a CDS encoding MlaD family protein; this translates as MEIRASYVLVGVFTLMAVVGALAFILWTAGRGSGVDLVQYDINFTGHVSGLSVANDVLFNGVKVGSVKAITISPTDPGRVKVRIEIAADTPVREDSMASLEARGITGVTVVQISGGTATSPLLKASPGEEVAVIPAQLSRLEALFAGLPAVVSDSRELVQRIAGMADDENRRALAQTLQSLDVLTARLAARADTMDRIIGNLDVTTRRLANASAGLEGATGDVRDYLRTDLRDSTRAVGDMARRMDGMVARAEPGVAKFTGEGLEDMRRLLAEARQLMATLDRLAHKVESDPRRFLFGNPVPEYDAR
- a CDS encoding ABC-type transport auxiliary lipoprotein family protein, producing MSLLRAFVAGVFRSARRGQWLWLPLLGLLLAVLPGCARVLDPGPAPTHLLLSPAMPGPGAGGPIHLQLAVSLPETSRMLDTDRIVLVLGGATGREVRQYAEAKWTSPAPRLVQRLLVEAFERNGRLDGAAEESAGIYPDYRLMTDLRRFNTRMGEGAAPLIEVELALRLVDLKTGRIVAFTAIGRDCPAAGSALTQVAAAFETAMGDVLARATAWSLEAMAAARS
- a CDS encoding methyl-accepting chemotaxis protein, with translation MGWNLRNRFLVPTLGLVLVGMVVSSWLSYSVSEDALHQAINAQSEMMVRAAMGELGRRVQDQRDDIATQATRNVLLDVLRVPPGGDKAAAVRRANEALRQVVATYDVYQVVNVLGPDGIVAASNLDESVGKENRASRDYFKRGMQGEATVSEPLMSMTTNTPVVVVAAPLKVDGKVAGVVYGSVDLGRYAKEFINPIKIGKTGYAFLVAGSGKLIAHPDPSLILKTDISELDWGKKVLAQRTGSIAYPWQGITKYAYFAEEPSTKWIMCVTVDESDVSDPVAAIRNVSVAATTIILLLVGTVIFFIVRNIVNALGKGVEFASAVAEGDLSRQLDVARSDEIGTLANALRTMVDRLKDMIATSEQKTREAEEQGAQARRAMAEAETARAEAERAKSEGMQQAAARLEVIVDRVGSASEELAAQIEQASRGADVQRERTGETATAMEEMNSTVMEVARNASSAADNAEKARRQAEDGEGIVHSVVEAIEDVNDKTALLRGSLHELGDRAESIGQILNVISDIADQTNLLALNAAIEAARAGDAGRGFAVVADEVRKLAEKTMNATREVGDAVRAIQGSSRENVRGMEEASMSVGRSTELATMAGDALRVIVDVVQETADRVRAIATAAEEQSAASEEINRGTDEVNRIAAETAEVMGQSSQAVAELARMGQELQQLVEQLKRG
- the cobI gene encoding precorrin-2 C(20)-methyltransferase, whose translation is MPAFHDTSRPACGTLFGIGVGPGEPDLLTLRAVNALSRVHVVFAAASTRNDYSVALDIARPHLPADVRIETLGFPMTRDKAALAAAWEANAHAVADTLRKGEDAAFLTLGDPLIYSTFGYLLRTLRRVAPDLPQDAVQVVPGVTSYQAAAARTRTILCEADETLLLVPGVNGTDKLAADVAGADNVVILKAYRKFPEIRRVLTDQGAAEQAVFVSRLGLPGEVISPTLADAPDAPHYLTLLLVPKARTGADSGDDTGEA